A genomic stretch from Candidatus Thiothrix anitrata includes:
- the purF gene encoding amidophosphoribosyltransferase — MCGIIGIIGHEPVNQALYDGLTVLQHRGQDAAGIVTSDGRKLYLRRENGLVKDVFHDRHMQMLQGNMGVGHVRYPTAGSSSSAEAQPFYVNSPYGISLAHNGNLTNAHVLKKELYLQDRRQINTDSDSEILLNIFAQELSRQNALHVTAEDIFAAVGGVHRRCKGAYAVIAMLTRDGVVGFRDPNGIRPLVYGVRETEKGNEYMLASESVALDVQGYRLVRDIEPGEAIFINIDGQVFTRQCADNPKYATCIFEYVYFARPDSIIDNVFVHKARMRMGRKMAERVMREWPDHDIDVVVPIPDTSRTSSLEMAYTLGVPYREGFIKNRYIGRTFIMPGQAKRKKSVRQKLNPLALEFKGKNVMLVDDSIVRGTTSGEIVQMARDAGANKVYFASASPAIKFPNIYGIDMPAAKELIAHDRTEEEVAAAIGVDRLFYLSLEDLIQAVSKGNPRLKNFDCSVFTGNYVTGENGDYFTELEALRNDAQKTKRENDMAAIDICDSA; from the coding sequence ATGTGCGGGATTATCGGAATTATCGGGCATGAGCCAGTCAATCAGGCACTTTACGATGGCCTGACAGTATTGCAGCACCGTGGGCAAGATGCTGCCGGGATCGTCACCAGCGATGGTAGAAAGTTGTATTTGCGGCGTGAAAACGGTTTGGTGAAAGACGTGTTTCACGACCGTCACATGCAAATGTTACAGGGTAATATGGGGGTAGGGCATGTGCGTTACCCAACGGCTGGTTCTTCATCCTCTGCGGAAGCACAGCCGTTTTATGTGAACAGCCCCTACGGTATTTCTTTGGCGCACAATGGTAATTTGACCAATGCGCATGTGCTCAAAAAGGAGCTGTACCTCCAAGATCGCCGCCAAATCAATACCGATTCTGACTCGGAAATCCTGTTGAATATTTTTGCGCAAGAGCTTTCCCGGCAAAATGCCTTGCACGTTACTGCGGAAGATATTTTTGCAGCGGTAGGTGGCGTACATCGGCGTTGCAAAGGGGCGTATGCAGTTATCGCGATGTTAACCCGCGACGGCGTGGTGGGTTTTCGTGATCCGAACGGGATTCGCCCGTTGGTGTATGGGGTGCGTGAAACTGAAAAAGGTAATGAGTACATGCTTGCTTCCGAAAGTGTAGCTTTGGATGTGCAAGGTTACCGCTTGGTACGTGATATTGAACCGGGTGAGGCGATTTTTATCAATATTGATGGGCAGGTATTTACTCGCCAATGTGCTGATAATCCGAAATACGCCACTTGTATTTTTGAGTACGTGTATTTTGCCCGCCCGGATTCGATTATCGACAATGTGTTTGTGCATAAAGCCCGGATGCGCATGGGGCGTAAAATGGCTGAGCGGGTGATGCGCGAGTGGCCGGATCATGATATTGATGTGGTGGTTCCGATTCCTGACACTAGCCGCACTTCATCGTTGGAAATGGCGTATACCTTGGGTGTGCCGTACCGCGAAGGCTTTATCAAAAACCGTTACATTGGGCGTACCTTCATTATGCCGGGGCAGGCTAAACGCAAAAAATCGGTACGTCAGAAACTCAATCCCCTCGCGTTGGAGTTTAAGGGCAAGAACGTGATGTTGGTGGATGACTCGATTGTGCGTGGTACGACTTCTGGCGAAATTGTGCAAATGGCACGCGATGCAGGTGCGAATAAGGTGTATTTTGCCTCCGCATCCCCAGCGATTAAATTCCCGAATATTTACGGGATTGATATGCCAGCCGCGAAGGAACTTATTGCCCACGATCGTACCGAAGAAGAGGTGGCGGCGGCCATTGGGGTAGACCGATTGTTTTATTTGTCGTTGGAAGACCTCATTCAAGCTGTCAGCAAGGGTAATCCACGTTTAAAGAATTTTGATTGTTCCGTTTTTACCGGCAATTATGTGACCGGTGAGAATGGCGATTACTTTACCGAATTAGAGGCGTTACGCAATGATGCACAAAAAACCAAGCGTGAAAATGATATGGCTGCCATTGATATTTGCGACAGTGCTTAA